Proteins encoded together in one Fibrobacter sp. window:
- a CDS encoding T9SS type A sorting domain-containing protein, with amino-acid sequence MFGKIKMIGIVSAAVLSMAAQVSAEDYNWGNVRFDGGGFVSAIMPSPAQEGLIYARTDVGGIYRWEADKSTWVPLMDQFNENDKGLYGTEAFALDPTDPKKIYVLAGTGYFSHGRTAVLRSSDYGNSWDTSYVDFFAHGNGMGRQTGEKLAVDPNMPSIVLCGSRTKGVYKSTDYGKTWSNLYKVALSDAEGNSLTNVNGVSFVMFDESQGKLADGSTATIYIGLSETKDNLQVSKDGGKTWKAIAGGPTGLMPHRAKIVDGDMFITYADGPGPHSITRGGVFKLNLASGTWTEITPYDDNEKEGGDIVHEKNGCSYGGIAIDPKDKNHIVVSTLGQYTGRHVTLDEKDNYGDRIYVTTDGGKNWVHGQHYGDIPNIDANGTDWIPGNAIHWAGSLEFDPFDNKKMWVTSGNGIFQTDDITAKVPVWKFQSKGIEETVPLDIVSIPDGPLVTAIGDYDGGVYTNINEPVKRHFPIVGSTESMGYAALTGSLIRTGVITVYGQYDSKSYKKMYRSDDMGKSWKELALDTASSLENMRKGYLTLSADGKVIMHRPENASGFYRSTDNGATWTEVKSADGIGRLVSDPVNPDVFYMIGSMGQVIVSDDAGKTFKKINSLNTSENFNGEGNPIRTVPGKEGHIWVAKDQNQVWQKDGYTHYGLVYTEDGGKTWNECETVGAAVAVGIGKAKEGSDYETIFIWGNTKKYIGEGQWGAKEYEYSPVGIYRSTDKCKTFERINDDMHQFGGPGNGKFVQGDMNNFGVVYMSTVGRGTIVGAPEGTEFVTGLKVVNMNRGVSLNQQGRILMVSAASGSKLKLYGVNGKIMMTREVGANTAVSLNMIPAGKYIVRLENASGKTMTSKAILVK; translated from the coding sequence ATGTTTGGAAAGATTAAGATGATCGGTATCGTGTCTGCGGCAGTGCTCTCCATGGCTGCCCAGGTAAGTGCTGAAGATTATAACTGGGGTAATGTCCGTTTTGACGGCGGTGGTTTCGTAAGTGCCATTATGCCGAGCCCTGCTCAGGAAGGTTTGATTTACGCTCGTACCGACGTGGGCGGCATTTACCGCTGGGAAGCGGACAAGTCTACCTGGGTTCCCCTGATGGACCAGTTCAACGAAAACGACAAGGGTCTGTACGGTACCGAGGCTTTCGCCTTGGACCCCACCGATCCTAAGAAGATTTATGTATTGGCCGGTACAGGCTACTTTAGCCATGGCCGTACCGCTGTGCTCCGCAGTTCCGACTACGGTAACTCCTGGGATACTTCCTACGTTGATTTCTTTGCCCACGGTAACGGCATGGGCCGCCAGACTGGTGAAAAGCTGGCTGTGGACCCCAACATGCCGAGCATCGTTCTTTGCGGTAGCCGCACCAAGGGTGTGTACAAGAGTACCGACTACGGTAAGACCTGGAGCAACCTCTACAAGGTGGCTCTTTCCGACGCCGAAGGCAATTCTTTGACTAACGTGAACGGCGTAAGCTTTGTGATGTTTGACGAATCCCAGGGCAAGCTTGCCGATGGTAGCACCGCTACTATCTACATCGGTCTTTCCGAAACCAAGGACAACCTGCAGGTTTCTAAGGACGGCGGTAAGACTTGGAAGGCTATTGCCGGCGGCCCCACGGGCCTTATGCCGCACCGCGCAAAGATTGTGGACGGCGACATGTTCATTACCTACGCCGATGGCCCGGGCCCTCACAGCATTACCCGCGGCGGTGTCTTCAAGCTGAATCTGGCTAGCGGCACCTGGACCGAAATCACTCCGTACGACGATAACGAAAAGGAAGGCGGCGACATCGTTCACGAGAAGAACGGTTGCTCTTACGGCGGTATCGCAATCGACCCCAAGGACAAGAACCACATTGTAGTTTCTACCTTGGGTCAGTACACCGGACGTCATGTTACCTTGGATGAAAAGGACAACTACGGCGATCGCATTTACGTCACTACCGATGGCGGCAAGAACTGGGTTCACGGCCAGCATTATGGTGACATTCCTAACATCGATGCCAACGGTACCGACTGGATTCCGGGCAACGCAATTCATTGGGCCGGCTCTCTGGAATTTGACCCCTTCGACAACAAGAAGATGTGGGTGACCAGTGGTAACGGCATTTTCCAGACCGACGATATTACCGCCAAGGTTCCTGTTTGGAAATTCCAGTCCAAGGGTATCGAAGAAACGGTGCCTCTGGATATCGTAAGTATTCCTGATGGCCCGCTGGTTACTGCCATCGGTGACTACGACGGTGGTGTTTATACAAACATCAACGAACCGGTTAAGCGTCATTTCCCCATTGTGGGCTCTACCGAAAGCATGGGCTATGCAGCCCTGACCGGATCCCTGATCCGTACAGGTGTCATTACGGTTTACGGTCAGTACGACTCCAAGAGCTACAAGAAGATGTACCGCTCCGACGATATGGGCAAGAGCTGGAAGGAACTGGCTCTGGATACTGCAAGCTCCCTGGAAAACATGCGTAAGGGCTATCTTACTTTGTCTGCAGATGGCAAGGTGATTATGCATCGCCCCGAAAATGCTTCCGGTTTCTACCGCTCTACTGATAATGGCGCAACCTGGACCGAAGTCAAGTCTGCCGACGGTATTGGCCGTCTTGTTTCTGACCCGGTTAATCCCGATGTGTTCTACATGATCGGTTCCATGGGCCAGGTGATTGTGTCTGATGATGCTGGCAAGACCTTCAAGAAGATCAATAGCCTTAACACCAGCGAAAACTTCAACGGCGAAGGCAATCCGATCCGTACCGTACCTGGCAAGGAAGGACACATCTGGGTTGCCAAGGACCAGAATCAGGTCTGGCAGAAGGATGGCTACACTCACTACGGTCTTGTCTATACCGAAGATGGCGGCAAGACCTGGAATGAATGTGAAACTGTTGGTGCCGCAGTTGCAGTGGGTATCGGTAAGGCTAAGGAAGGTTCCGATTACGAAACCATCTTTATCTGGGGTAACACCAAGAAGTACATTGGCGAAGGCCAGTGGGGTGCCAAGGAATATGAATATTCTCCCGTTGGCATCTACCGCAGTACCGACAAGTGCAAGACCTTTGAACGCATTAACGACGACATGCATCAGTTTGGCGGCCCGGGTAACGGCAAGTTCGTTCAGGGTGACATGAATAACTTCGGCGTTGTGTACATGAGTACTGTTGGCCGCGGCACTATCGTGGGCGCGCCCGAGGGAACGGAATTCGTGACAGGCCTGAAGGTGGTGAACATGAATCGCGGAGTGAGCCTGAACCAGCAGGGCCGTATCCTGATGGTAAGTGCAGCTAGCGGCTCCAAGTTGAAACTGTACGGCGTGAACGGCAAGATCATGATGACTCGTGAAGTTGGCGCCAATACCGCGGTTAGCCTGAACATGATTCCTGCAGGCAAGTACATTGTCCGCCTGGA
- a CDS encoding YicC family protein, translated as MSNPILSMTGFGKSESMFQGAPCVIEVRCVNNRFLDISCKLPKNLSYLENSFKNQIKEKLVRGSVIFNVTLGAGTGGNVPVSYNEQAIEKFVEITKAMQAKFGVSGEIKLEHVLALPEVLQFTDSGADAEALEKHLASELDKALDKVIEMRAKEGANLAADLTTRVEHLNNVLDKIEVLDPQRIENWKVKFRDRINVLLKDSEIDEVRLLQEACVMADKLDIHEEITRFKSHNKLFLNALKEGGAQGKNLGFILQEMGREANTLGTKCQSAEIAALAIELKNEVECIREQSLNIA; from the coding sequence ATGAGTAATCCTATTCTTTCTATGACCGGTTTTGGCAAGAGTGAGTCCATGTTCCAGGGCGCTCCTTGCGTTATTGAAGTGCGCTGCGTGAACAACCGTTTTCTGGATATTTCTTGCAAGCTGCCTAAGAACCTGTCTTATCTTGAAAACAGCTTCAAGAACCAGATCAAGGAAAAGCTGGTTCGCGGCTCTGTTATCTTTAACGTGACTCTCGGTGCAGGCACCGGCGGAAACGTTCCTGTATCTTATAACGAGCAGGCTATCGAAAAGTTTGTGGAAATCACCAAGGCCATGCAGGCCAAGTTCGGCGTGTCTGGTGAAATCAAGTTGGAACATGTCTTGGCTTTGCCCGAAGTGCTTCAGTTTACCGACAGCGGTGCCGACGCAGAAGCTTTGGAAAAGCACCTGGCATCGGAGCTGGACAAGGCCCTGGACAAGGTGATTGAAATGCGAGCCAAGGAAGGTGCTAATCTTGCTGCCGACCTGACTACTCGCGTGGAACACCTGAACAACGTTCTTGACAAGATCGAGGTTCTGGATCCCCAGCGTATCGAAAACTGGAAGGTCAAGTTCCGCGACCGTATCAACGTGTTGTTGAAGGATTCCGAGATCGACGAAGTCCGCTTGCTTCAGGAAGCCTGCGTCATGGCCGACAAGCTGGACATCCACGAAGAAATCACCCGCTTCAAGAGCCACAACAAGCTGTTCCTCAATGCTCTCAAGGAAGGTGGTGCACAGGGCAAGAACCTTGGCTTTATCCTTCAGGAAATGGGCCGTGAGGCAAACACCTTGGGCACCAAGTGCCAGAGTGCAGAAATTGCAGCTCTTGCCATTGAGCTCAAGAACGAAGTGGAATGCATCCGCGAGCAGAGCCTTAACATCGCTTAA
- a CDS encoding homoserine O-acetyltransferase, giving the protein MSESLHNGSLCPVVSQTFNKDFGDQGFLLENGKTLPALEICYETYGKLNAAADNVIWVCSPLTADAHVAGYYSTDDKKPGWWDALIGPGKAIDTDKFFVVCSNILGGCKGSTGPASINPRTGKPYGGSFPTITIGDMVHAQKELFDGLGCKGMFCVVGGSMGGFQAMKWAIYYPELVKRCIIIATSPRFSSQALGFEVVARDIITQDPNYNNGDYYDQAVKPDVGLANARKLAHITYLSAVGMEKKFKRAQDQENRNHAITYSTPFDLQLPLESYLRYQGAKFVDRFDANSYLHIAHATDCFDLETEYGSLENAFKNVQAEVLNVNLSTDWLFPPHESRRITSALIAAGKQVTSLEMDTQFGHDGFLIEVGELGKAVGRFLDSKIVESAGTQSMPVFHNEKDFELLGSLVEDGSRVLDLGCGSGELIDYLRRTKNVSGMGIEKNLKDILDCLENDVPVVQRDLDERGISDIQSDSYDYAIINRTIQEIRDPVALLNEILRVAKRVIVTFPNFGHWSARGSLMLHGRMPKSKELPYEWYDTPNIRLLTVKDFYTLCEKEGLNIEKMAFQNEQLLSKFLTAIGQKNFGAEHVIAMVSKK; this is encoded by the coding sequence ATGAGTGAATCTTTGCATAATGGTAGTCTTTGCCCTGTTGTTTCCCAGACCTTCAATAAGGATTTCGGGGATCAAGGTTTTTTGCTTGAGAATGGCAAGACTCTTCCGGCTTTGGAAATTTGCTACGAGACCTACGGTAAGCTGAATGCTGCCGCAGACAATGTGATTTGGGTTTGTTCTCCGCTTACTGCCGATGCCCACGTGGCCGGCTACTATTCCACCGACGACAAGAAACCGGGTTGGTGGGATGCCCTCATTGGTCCGGGCAAGGCTATCGATACCGACAAGTTCTTTGTGGTCTGCAGCAACATTTTGGGTGGCTGCAAGGGTTCCACTGGCCCTGCTAGCATCAACCCACGCACAGGCAAGCCTTACGGCGGATCTTTCCCCACCATTACCATTGGCGACATGGTCCACGCCCAGAAGGAACTTTTTGACGGTCTTGGCTGCAAGGGCATGTTCTGCGTGGTGGGTGGTTCCATGGGTGGCTTCCAGGCCATGAAGTGGGCTATCTATTATCCGGAACTGGTAAAGCGTTGCATCATTATTGCAACGTCTCCTCGATTCAGTAGCCAGGCTCTTGGATTTGAAGTGGTGGCCCGCGACATTATTACCCAGGACCCCAACTACAACAATGGTGACTATTACGATCAGGCGGTAAAGCCCGACGTTGGTTTGGCGAACGCTCGTAAGCTGGCCCACATTACCTACCTCAGCGCTGTGGGCATGGAAAAGAAGTTCAAGCGCGCCCAGGACCAGGAAAATCGCAATCACGCCATTACCTATAGCACGCCCTTTGACTTGCAGCTCCCGCTGGAAAGTTACCTGCGTTACCAGGGCGCAAAGTTCGTTGATCGTTTTGATGCCAACAGCTATCTGCACATCGCTCATGCTACGGACTGTTTTGACCTGGAGACCGAATACGGCTCTCTCGAAAACGCTTTCAAGAATGTTCAGGCCGAAGTTCTGAATGTGAACCTTTCTACGGACTGGCTGTTCCCGCCCCACGAGTCCCGCCGAATTACCAGCGCCTTGATTGCTGCCGGCAAGCAGGTGACTAGCCTCGAAATGGATACCCAGTTCGGTCACGACGGATTCCTCATTGAAGTGGGTGAGTTGGGCAAGGCGGTTGGCCGTTTCCTGGATAGCAAGATTGTCGAATCCGCAGGAACCCAGTCCATGCCGGTGTTCCACAACGAAAAGGATTTTGAACTGCTGGGTTCCCTGGTGGAAGATGGCAGTCGCGTGCTGGACCTTGGCTGCGGCAGCGGTGAACTGATCGACTACCTGCGTCGCACCAAGAATGTTTCTGGCATGGGCATTGAGAAGAACCTGAAGGATATTCTGGACTGCCTCGAGAACGATGTGCCTGTGGTGCAGCGTGATCTGGATGAACGCGGTATTTCTGACATCCAGAGCGATAGCTATGACTACGCCATCATTAACCGCACCATCCAGGAAATTCGAGACCCGGTGGCTTTGCTCAACGAAATTCTCCGTGTGGCAAAGCGCGTGATTGTGACGTTCCCCAATTTTGGTCACTGGTCCGCCCGCGGTTCCCTGATGCTTCATGGCCGTATGCCCAAGTCTAAGGAACTGCCTTACGAATGGTACGACACACCTAACATTCGTCTTTTGACCGTAAAGGACTTCTATACTTTGTGCGAAAAGGAAGGCTTGAACATCGAGAAGATGGCTTTCCAGAACGAACAGCTTCTGAGTAAGTTCCTGACGGCAATTGGTCAAAAGAACTTTGGTGCCGAGCACGTCATTGCGATGGTTAGTAAAAAATGA
- a CDS encoding NAD(+)/NADH kinase: MSEKKHTFKTIGIIAWKDKSPELALALTQIHEWANAHPQVKFFALENLKDLVSAPVKVVTEKAILKSDLLLAVGGDGTVLSAAHMALGHDIPILGVNAGRVGFLAETRIKSLSQTLDDLLAGEFSTRDRMMIEASVYHGRKCISKQTVLNEVHVRAHAPERMVNVDVEYNGTEYTEYWADSLLVSTPTGSTAYNLAAGGPIIHPATYAVVLTPVAPGSLSVRPLVMSLTNKKLVLRPAAGKTLDLVFDGRTCIALEPGDHVVLTQSKSFTTFLRMRHTGFVGALREKLGWTGKRG, from the coding sequence ATGAGCGAAAAGAAGCATACCTTTAAGACCATCGGCATTATCGCCTGGAAGGACAAGAGCCCTGAATTGGCTCTGGCTCTGACGCAGATTCATGAATGGGCAAACGCTCATCCTCAGGTAAAGTTTTTTGCTTTGGAAAATTTGAAGGACCTTGTTTCTGCACCGGTCAAGGTGGTTACTGAAAAGGCAATCCTGAAATCGGATTTGCTTTTGGCAGTAGGTGGCGATGGCACTGTGCTTTCTGCGGCTCACATGGCCTTGGGGCATGACATTCCTATCTTGGGTGTGAATGCCGGGCGAGTAGGATTCCTTGCGGAAACCCGCATCAAGAGCCTTTCTCAGACTTTGGACGACTTGCTTGCTGGTGAGTTTTCCACCCGCGATCGCATGATGATCGAAGCGTCTGTCTATCATGGCAGGAAGTGCATCTCCAAGCAGACTGTGCTTAACGAAGTCCACGTCCGCGCCCATGCTCCTGAACGTATGGTGAATGTGGATGTGGAATACAACGGTACCGAATATACAGAATACTGGGCAGACTCTCTGCTGGTTTCTACGCCTACGGGATCTACAGCCTACAACCTGGCTGCGGGCGGCCCCATTATTCATCCTGCGACTTATGCAGTGGTGCTGACCCCTGTGGCACCTGGCAGCCTTTCTGTGCGACCGCTGGTAATGTCTCTGACAAATAAAAAACTGGTGCTACGCCCTGCAGCGGGCAAGACTCTTGACCTGGTCTTTGATGGCCGCACTTGCATTGCGTTGGAACCAGGCGACCATGTGGTCTTGACCCAGAGCAAGTCCTTTACCACATTCCTCCGCATGCGTCACACAGGATTTGTTGGCGCTCTTCGTGAGAAGCTAGGCTGGACAGGAAAGCGCGGCTAG
- a CDS encoding 3-phosphoshikimate 1-carboxyvinyltransferase, with the protein MDLLLNPDRERMELTLVMALLVNGRTVLEDFSWAAGVERFAEALKEYGLVYQQQGHQLVLDGKGFQYQLPSMLPMDFSEGCNVLLWTLASKDPEQVYTFAAEADEAGIALVNNAKETLQKYFKVKPVTDEPAKFVFTFAVEEPAIKKDSLGNVSYVMRNRLLLRALIRTEYLTFEEKSTVHDQWTKMLMYFGVALKYEGRGMEQLTELERRMMMARGQKIERTQFTELAETRVITAREYYVPGDTTEAMAFILLLTIGSLPKTAKACIKNVELNGSRAGALTCLKRMGASFETVSRRERYGDVYGDIEVWPLPSGKRLQGRRFSEDAIATGLEEFPFLAVAACFAEGETILRVPKEIRKEMRPRNEKLAENLRKTGAEVGVYDDGLVIRGLETIVNGSDFDGGDVPQNGLALSVLSIALQNDELVANSDIVEKAYPGVLEKLNLMMEEASKKPEAEAKQ; encoded by the coding sequence ATGGATTTGTTGCTGAACCCCGACCGCGAGCGCATGGAGCTCACCCTGGTGATGGCCCTCTTGGTGAATGGCCGTACCGTGCTGGAAGATTTCAGCTGGGCTGCCGGCGTTGAACGTTTTGCCGAGGCTCTTAAGGAATATGGCCTGGTGTACCAGCAGCAGGGCCATCAGCTCGTGCTGGATGGCAAGGGCTTTCAGTACCAGTTGCCCAGCATGTTGCCTATGGATTTTTCCGAGGGTTGCAATGTGCTTCTGTGGACTTTGGCATCCAAGGATCCGGAGCAGGTATATACCTTTGCTGCAGAAGCTGACGAAGCTGGTATTGCTCTGGTGAATAACGCCAAGGAAACCCTACAGAAGTATTTTAAGGTAAAGCCCGTTACTGATGAACCGGCCAAGTTCGTGTTCACCTTTGCGGTAGAGGAACCTGCCATTAAGAAGGATTCACTGGGCAATGTTTCCTACGTTATGCGAAACCGCCTGCTGTTGCGTGCCCTGATCCGTACGGAATACCTGACCTTCGAGGAAAAGTCTACGGTTCATGACCAGTGGACCAAGATGCTTATGTACTTTGGCGTGGCCCTCAAGTATGAGGGGCGCGGCATGGAGCAGCTGACTGAATTGGAACGCCGCATGATGATGGCCCGCGGTCAGAAGATTGAACGTACCCAGTTTACGGAACTGGCGGAAACCCGCGTGATTACCGCCCGCGAATACTACGTGCCGGGCGATACCACCGAGGCCATGGCCTTTATATTGCTTTTGACTATCGGAAGTCTGCCGAAGACAGCCAAGGCCTGCATCAAGAATGTGGAACTGAACGGCAGTCGCGCTGGCGCCCTCACTTGCCTTAAGCGAATGGGCGCAAGCTTTGAAACCGTCAGCCGTCGCGAGCGTTATGGAGACGTATACGGCGATATTGAGGTTTGGCCGCTGCCTTCTGGCAAGCGTCTGCAGGGCAGGCGCTTTTCCGAGGATGCAATCGCCACGGGCCTCGAGGAGTTTCCGTTTTTGGCTGTGGCCGCCTGCTTTGCAGAAGGCGAGACCATTTTGCGCGTGCCCAAGGAAATCCGTAAGGAAATGCGCCCGCGAAATGAAAAGCTTGCAGAAAACCTGCGTAAGACTGGCGCCGAAGTTGGCGTGTACGACGACGGCCTTGTGATTCGCGGTCTTGAAACCATCGTAAACGGTTCGGACTTTGACGGGGGCGATGTTCCCCAGAATGGTCTGGCCTTGAGTGTTCTTTCAATAGCATTGCAGAATGATGAACTTGTGGCTAATTCTGACATCGTTGAAAAAGCCTATCCTGGAGTTCTTGAAAAATTGAATCTCATGATGGAAGAGGCCAGCAAGAAGCCTGAGGCGGAAGCAAAGCAATAG